Genomic DNA from Bdellovibrionota bacterium:
GTACGTCCCCTTGGAGCAGGCCACTTCGATCTCCCCTTCCGCCCCCTCCAATCGCAGTAACTGAATGGAATGAATCGTCACGTGCCGCGTCGGAATTTCCACCGGCTTGCCGGCCCGGGCGTACTCGTAAAGTTTTCGGCCCTTTACCTTTACCGCCGAATAGATCGGGGGACGCTGGACCTGCGTTCCGACGAAACCCTGCAGCACCGATTCCACCGCCTCTCGGGTTGCATTTACCGGCCGCTCGGCGAGCACCTGTCCGACGGAATCGTACGTATCGGTCTCTTTTCCGAGGAGAAAACCGACGCGATAGGTTTTGTCTTTCTCCGAAAGGGTCATCGAAAGTTTCGTGGCCTTGCCCAGGCAGAGGATCAGGAGACCGGTCGCATCCGGGTCGAGCGTCCCCGCGTGGCCGATCCGCTGCATGTTGAACGCCCGCCGAAGACGGCTCACCACATCGTGCGACGTGATCCCCCGCGGCTTGTCGATCAACAAAACCCCGCTCGGTGACTGCACTTCCGTCATTCTTCTTCTCCGCCTTGGCCCACATGAACTTCTTTTAAGAGTTCGTCGATTCGGTCGCCGTACTCCAGCGATTCGTCGTATTCAAATCTCAACTCGGGCGTGTATCGAAGCTTCATCTCGTGCCCCACTTCGCGCCGCACCGATCCGATCAACCTGCGAAGTTTCTTCCCGACCTCTTCCCGCTTCTCCGGATTCATGACGCGGTAATAGACCATCGCGTGCTGAAGATCGTCGGACACCTTGGCGCCGGTGATCGTCACATCCTCCACGCCGACATGCTTAATCCGGCGCATCAGGATCTCGGAGACCACTTGCCGAAGAAGATCGGAAACTCGTTCCGACCGTTTGAAGGGATGTCTCTGTTTCATATGAACCCCTCTACTCGAGAGAGGCCGCGA
This window encodes:
- the truB gene encoding tRNA pseudouridine(55) synthase TruB, which translates into the protein MTEVQSPSGVLLIDKPRGITSHDVVSRLRRAFNMQRIGHAGTLDPDATGLLILCLGKATKLSMTLSEKDKTYRVGFLLGKETDTYDSVGQVLAERPVNATREAVESVLQGFVGTQVQRPPIYSAVKVKGRKLYEYARAGKPVEIPTRHVTIHSIQLLRLEGAEGEIEVACSKGTY
- the rbfA gene encoding 30S ribosome-binding factor RbfA; the encoded protein is MKQRHPFKRSERVSDLLRQVVSEILMRRIKHVGVEDVTITGAKVSDDLQHAMVYYRVMNPEKREEVGKKLRRLIGSVRREVGHEMKLRYTPELRFEYDESLEYGDRIDELLKEVHVGQGGEEE